CTAAAGGTTTTGGTCAATACAAAAGACTGTGCTGATTCAGGCAGTAGCTGCACGGCAGACAATATCTTGGTGAAAGGGTTGCTGACGTTGAGTGATTTACCTTGTTGCCCGTCCGTTTGTTGGGCTGATGGCTGTTGGCCAGTGATGCGTCCTAACGGTAGGTTAAACTGTTCAGCCAAAGTGTTCACTTGTTGACGTAGATTATTTAAGCGGCTCATGATGCATCCTTTCAGTATATAGATGAGGTATCAGTTACAATATAGTCAGCGAACTACTAAACGGTTACGGTGTTAACCTTGCTAAGCCTACATTTGTCGTACTTGCGCTCGGTTGCCTTGTAACCATTTTAGACTTCTTTGACTATATAAAATAGTGCTGGGATTAAGGTTTAGATAAATCCAAGTAATTTTACCTATTATAGCAAAGCCTTTGGTCAGCTGAGATGATGCTGAGTTCATCAAAATAGCTTGCCGATAGGGCGGTTATACTGATAGCAAGTTTGTGATTAGATAAGTACACTATCAGCCATCGAATAAATTTAGTCAGCAAAATGAGACAGTCAACACTGTGAATAACCCGAATAGACACCATACTCAAGCAAACGATACTGATGTTAGTGCTCCTAGTCTGAGAGCTTCTAATATGAAAAAGTCGCAGCCTAACAATCAGGCGCTATTGCCAACACAACCGACTAATATTATTTTTACAGGGGTTGCCGGTACCGGTAAAACGCACCGACTGTTACAGCTACAACAGCTCTATGATGAGCCGATTAATAGCTCATGGGATAACTGGCGTGTGCAGCAAATGAGCCATTATGGCTGGTGTGAAGTGGTGTGTGCCGTATTGCTGTTAGAAGACAGAATGATGACGGTGCCTGAGATGATGCGTCATCCTTTAATCAAAGATAAAGCCATTGCCAATAAGCGTAATGATAATATCAATCAGACACTGTGGGTGCAGCTCAGTAAGCATACGCATCCGGACTCTGTCACCGTTAATAGTACCCAGCGCTCAGCCAATTACTATTTTGATAAGACAGAATCAAGCCATTGGTTTATGTTAGATGAAGTAAAGCCCATGCTTCAACAGCAGTTAGATGAGCTGTTGTCTCTGTATGATAAACGTGCTGAATCTGAACACATTCGGCAGCACACCATCAGTCGCAGCTGCTTGGTTAGCTTTCATCAATCTTATGGCTATGATGAATTTGTGGAGGGGATTCGTCCACACATTCATCCACAAACTGGGCAAATGCAATACGGAATTCAACCAGGTGCTTTTTTGACCCTGTGTGCTCAGGCGGCGAGTGATCCTGAGCATCGTTATGCCATGCTGATTGATGAGATTAATCGTGCCAATACGGCGCAAGTATTCGGCGAGCTGATGAGTGTTATTGAACCCACTAAGCGTGCAGGCGGGTCGACACCGATGAGTGTGCGCTTGGCTTATTCGGGCCGACAGTTTATGGTGCCGAGCAATGTGGATATTTATGCCACTATGAATACGCAAGATCACTCACTGGCTGCGCTAGATATGGCGTTTAGACGCCGCTTTGAGTTTGTTACTTGTTACCCTGACAGTAGCGTGTTATCGGAAGTAATTGATTCTGACGGCAATGCGGTTGATATCGCACGATTGATGCAGGCCATTAATCAGCGTTTAAACAGTCTGTTAGGTCCTGAAGCTCAGTTGGGTCAGTCCTACTTTATGCATATTAGCGATATTCGTGAGTTGGCAGCACGATTGTCGGGTCAAATTATTCCACAAATCATTGAATATATTAATAGTAGAGCATTATCGACTCAGATTGGTGATCTATTAATGCAAGTATTGTATGGCAATTATCCTAATAGCAGTCATGGCGAAGGTAGTTCGGTAATTGAGCATTGTCTGTTAAAGATTGAGATGCCAATGACAGCGCAAATACAGATGGAAGAGGGTAGCTCGTTGGCTATGTCGGAAACTCAACTATTGCATCCAGAGTTTGCAGCTGTTGCTCAGTCAGGAACAGTGCTTTCCGCATTGGCGTTCACTGAGTCTAATCAAGCAGAATCCAAGACCACTAATCGATATTTAACGGCGAAGCCATACCAGCAGTTGTATCAGTACTGATTAAGTTTATCCAGTAGCTAACAAAGAGTTTGTTCGCTTATTTGCGTTACTAGCAGTCAT
Above is a window of Psychrobacter sp. FDAARGOS_221 DNA encoding:
- a CDS encoding McrB family protein, with the protein product MKKSQPNNQALLPTQPTNIIFTGVAGTGKTHRLLQLQQLYDEPINSSWDNWRVQQMSHYGWCEVVCAVLLLEDRMMTVPEMMRHPLIKDKAIANKRNDNINQTLWVQLSKHTHPDSVTVNSTQRSANYYFDKTESSHWFMLDEVKPMLQQQLDELLSLYDKRAESEHIRQHTISRSCLVSFHQSYGYDEFVEGIRPHIHPQTGQMQYGIQPGAFLTLCAQAASDPEHRYAMLIDEINRANTAQVFGELMSVIEPTKRAGGSTPMSVRLAYSGRQFMVPSNVDIYATMNTQDHSLAALDMAFRRRFEFVTCYPDSSVLSEVIDSDGNAVDIARLMQAINQRLNSLLGPEAQLGQSYFMHISDIRELAARLSGQIIPQIIEYINSRALSTQIGDLLMQVLYGNYPNSSHGEGSSVIEHCLLKIEMPMTAQIQMEEGSSLAMSETQLLHPEFAAVAQSGTVLSALAFTESNQAESKTTNRYLTAKPYQQLYQY